In one Pelecanus crispus isolate bPelCri1 chromosome 12, bPelCri1.pri, whole genome shotgun sequence genomic region, the following are encoded:
- the GGA3 gene encoding ADP-ribosylation factor-binding protein GGA3 isoform X2, which produces MAEAEGESLESWLNKATNPSNRQEDWEYIIGFCDQINKELEGPQIAVRLLAHKIQSPQEWEAVQALTYLGDRVSEKVKTKVIELLYSWTVALPEESKIKDAYYMLKRQGIVMFDPVIPADRTLIPSPPPRPKNPVFDDEEKSKLLAKLLKSKNPDDLQEANKLIKSMVKEDEARIQKVTKRMHTLEEVNNNVKLLNEMLVHYSKEDSSEADRELMKELYERCETKRRTLFKLASETEDNDSSLGDILQASDNLSRVINSYKKIIEGQVINGEVDLPVTSVVEGSNSTSNLNTLIDLAGLDVTSTPPPPMPPTTLTPAPTVAPAEIPILPPPPQTFAQLRSSSSNQVEAAPAQQSSTANSLSLLDEELLCLGLNDPAPTAVKETSENNQWSMFENDQLDLDFFNPKMVTVACNPAGNPLLHHASQTTCGTSVTLPSAFTASQTAPSIPAPNSAPFVFSAVPAAPAGPPKTIPAAPGYFSSAVGSNMSHKMDALGQLLEEAKGTATQGMATPLVFPGVTLPTTVTSTPLIAPAGLPATAPGAPPIPFPSSCTAGSGSPLFQPASFQQQGSPMKAPEISLANVHVPLESIKPSSALPVTAYDKNGFRILLHFARECPPGRSDVLVVVVSMLNTAPLPVKNIVLQAAVPKSMKVKLQPPSGTELSPFNPIQPPAAITQVMLLANPTKEKVRLRYRLTFTLGDQPSTEVGEVDQFPPVEQWGNL; this is translated from the exons ATGGCGGAGGCGGAAGGGGAGAGCCTGGAGTCGTGGCTGA ATAAAGCCACTAACCCATCTAATAGGCAAGAAGACTGGGAATACATCATCGGATTCTGCGACCAGATCAACAAAGAACTTGAAGG GCCACAGATAGCTGTGAGGCTCCTGGCTCATAAAATCCAGTCACCACAGGAATGGGAAGCAGTCCAAGCTTTGACA TACCTGGGAGACCGAGTCtcagagaaggtgaagaccaaaGTCATTGAACTGCTGTATAGCTGGACAGTGGCATTGCCAGAAGAATCCAAAATCAAGGATGCCTACTACATGCTGAAGCGACAAG gGATCGTTATGTTTGATCCTGTGATTCCTGCAGACAGAACCCTGATTCCTTCTCCACCGCCTCGTCCCAAAAATCCTGTGTTTGATGATGAGGAGAAATCCAAG CTTCTAGCCAAACtgctcaaaagcaaaaacccagATGATTTACAAGAGGCCAACAAGCTTATAAAATCCATGGTAAAAGAG GATGAGGCTCGGATTCAAAAAGTGACAAAACGCATGCACACGCTGGAGGAAGTAAATAACAACGTGAAGCTGCTGAATGAGATGTTGGTTCATTACAGCAAAGAGGACTCATCAGAGGCCGATAGGGAGCTCATGAAG GAGCTCTATGAAAGGTGTGAAACCAAAAGACGGACATTATTCAAGCtggccagtgagacagaggaTAATGACAGCAGTTTGG GGGATATTCTGCAGGCCAGTGACAATTTATCCCGTGTGATAAATtcctataaaaaaataatagaggGGCAAGTGATCAATGGTGAAGTGGATCTCCCTGTGACGTCTGTAGTGGAAG GGAGTAACTCCACAAGTAATCTCAACACCCTCATTGACCTTGCTGGATTGGACGTCACCAGCACCCCGCCACCTCCAATGCCACCCACAACCCTGACGCCAGCCCCCACAGTAGCCCCAGCAGAAATCCCCATTCTCCCGCCTCCTCCCCAGACGTTCGCACAGTTGCGGAGCAGTTCCTCTAACCAAGTGGAAGCCGCACCCgctcagcagagcagcacgGCCAACTCCCTCTCCTTGCTGGATGAGGAGCTTCTGTGCTTAG gCCTGAATGACCCAGCCCCTACAGCAGTGAAGGAGACATCAGAAAACAACCAGTGGAGCATGTTTGAG AATGACCAGTTGGACCTGGATTTCTTTAATCCGAAGATGGTGACTGTTGCTTGCAACCCTGCAGGGAACCCTCTTCTCCATCACGCATCACAGACCACGTGTGGAACGTCAGTGACGTTGCCCTCTGCTTTCACAGCTTCTCAGACTGCTCCCAGCATCCCAGCACCAAACTCGGCACCATTTGTATTCTCTGCTGTACCGGCTGCCCCTGCAGGGCCTCCTAAGACTATTCCAGCTGCTCCTGGGTACTTCAGCTCAGCTGTGGGGAGCAATATGTCACATAAGATGGATGCACTGGGACAACTCCTTGAAGAAGCCAAAGG GACTGCCACCCAAGGCATGGCGACACCCTTGGTGTTCCCTGGGGTTACTTTGCCAACCACTGTCACCTCTACCCCATTAATAGCAcctgcagggctgccagccaCTGCCCCTGGAGCCCCTCCAATTCCTTTCCCAAGCAGCTGCACTGCTGGCTCAGGAAGTCCTCTCTTCCAGCCGGCATCATTCCAGCAGCAAGGCAGTCCCATGAAAGCACCTGAAATTTCTTTGGCCAATGTCCATGTTCCCTTGGAATCCATTAAACCCA GCAGTGCCCTGCCAGTGACAGCCTATGACAAGAACGGCTTCCGGATCCTCTTGCACTTTGCCAGGGAGTGCCCACCAGGAAGGTCGGATGTGCTAGTCGTGGTAGTCTCAATGCTGAACACGGCACCACTTCCTGTGAAAAACATcgtgctgcaggctgctgtgccAAAG tcCATGAAAGTGAAGTTACAACCACCCTCTGGCACAGAGCTGTCGCCATTCAATCCCATCCAGCCACCTGCTGCCATCACCCAAGTCATGCTTCTGGCAAATCCTACGAAG GAGAAAGTGAGGCTGAGATACAGACTGACCTTCACACTGGGAGACCAGCCCAGCACAGAGGTTGGCGAAGTGGATCAGTTTCCCCCGGTAGAGCAGTGGGGGAATCTATGA
- the GGA3 gene encoding ADP-ribosylation factor-binding protein GGA3 isoform X1, translated as MAEAEGESLESWLNKATNPSNRQEDWEYIIGFCDQINKELEGPQIAVRLLAHKIQSPQEWEAVQALTVLEACMKNCGRRFHNEVGKFRFLNELIKVVSPKYLGDRVSEKVKTKVIELLYSWTVALPEESKIKDAYYMLKRQGIVMFDPVIPADRTLIPSPPPRPKNPVFDDEEKSKLLAKLLKSKNPDDLQEANKLIKSMVKEDEARIQKVTKRMHTLEEVNNNVKLLNEMLVHYSKEDSSEADRELMKELYERCETKRRTLFKLASETEDNDSSLGDILQASDNLSRVINSYKKIIEGQVINGEVDLPVTSVVEGSNSTSNLNTLIDLAGLDVTSTPPPPMPPTTLTPAPTVAPAEIPILPPPPQTFAQLRSSSSNQVEAAPAQQSSTANSLSLLDEELLCLGLNDPAPTAVKETSENNQWSMFENDQLDLDFFNPKMVTVACNPAGNPLLHHASQTTCGTSVTLPSAFTASQTAPSIPAPNSAPFVFSAVPAAPAGPPKTIPAAPGYFSSAVGSNMSHKMDALGQLLEEAKGTATQGMATPLVFPGVTLPTTVTSTPLIAPAGLPATAPGAPPIPFPSSCTAGSGSPLFQPASFQQQGSPMKAPEISLANVHVPLESIKPSSALPVTAYDKNGFRILLHFARECPPGRSDVLVVVVSMLNTAPLPVKNIVLQAAVPKSMKVKLQPPSGTELSPFNPIQPPAAITQVMLLANPTKEKVRLRYRLTFTLGDQPSTEVGEVDQFPPVEQWGNL; from the exons ATGGCGGAGGCGGAAGGGGAGAGCCTGGAGTCGTGGCTGA ATAAAGCCACTAACCCATCTAATAGGCAAGAAGACTGGGAATACATCATCGGATTCTGCGACCAGATCAACAAAGAACTTGAAGG GCCACAGATAGCTGTGAGGCTCCTGGCTCATAAAATCCAGTCACCACAGGAATGGGAAGCAGTCCAAGCTTTGACA GTGCTAGAAGCTTGTATGAAGAATTGTGGGAGAAGATTTCATAATGAAGTAGGGAAGTTTCGCTTTTTAAACGAGCTAATAAAAGTTGTGTCTCCAAAG TACCTGGGAGACCGAGTCtcagagaaggtgaagaccaaaGTCATTGAACTGCTGTATAGCTGGACAGTGGCATTGCCAGAAGAATCCAAAATCAAGGATGCCTACTACATGCTGAAGCGACAAG gGATCGTTATGTTTGATCCTGTGATTCCTGCAGACAGAACCCTGATTCCTTCTCCACCGCCTCGTCCCAAAAATCCTGTGTTTGATGATGAGGAGAAATCCAAG CTTCTAGCCAAACtgctcaaaagcaaaaacccagATGATTTACAAGAGGCCAACAAGCTTATAAAATCCATGGTAAAAGAG GATGAGGCTCGGATTCAAAAAGTGACAAAACGCATGCACACGCTGGAGGAAGTAAATAACAACGTGAAGCTGCTGAATGAGATGTTGGTTCATTACAGCAAAGAGGACTCATCAGAGGCCGATAGGGAGCTCATGAAG GAGCTCTATGAAAGGTGTGAAACCAAAAGACGGACATTATTCAAGCtggccagtgagacagaggaTAATGACAGCAGTTTGG GGGATATTCTGCAGGCCAGTGACAATTTATCCCGTGTGATAAATtcctataaaaaaataatagaggGGCAAGTGATCAATGGTGAAGTGGATCTCCCTGTGACGTCTGTAGTGGAAG GGAGTAACTCCACAAGTAATCTCAACACCCTCATTGACCTTGCTGGATTGGACGTCACCAGCACCCCGCCACCTCCAATGCCACCCACAACCCTGACGCCAGCCCCCACAGTAGCCCCAGCAGAAATCCCCATTCTCCCGCCTCCTCCCCAGACGTTCGCACAGTTGCGGAGCAGTTCCTCTAACCAAGTGGAAGCCGCACCCgctcagcagagcagcacgGCCAACTCCCTCTCCTTGCTGGATGAGGAGCTTCTGTGCTTAG gCCTGAATGACCCAGCCCCTACAGCAGTGAAGGAGACATCAGAAAACAACCAGTGGAGCATGTTTGAG AATGACCAGTTGGACCTGGATTTCTTTAATCCGAAGATGGTGACTGTTGCTTGCAACCCTGCAGGGAACCCTCTTCTCCATCACGCATCACAGACCACGTGTGGAACGTCAGTGACGTTGCCCTCTGCTTTCACAGCTTCTCAGACTGCTCCCAGCATCCCAGCACCAAACTCGGCACCATTTGTATTCTCTGCTGTACCGGCTGCCCCTGCAGGGCCTCCTAAGACTATTCCAGCTGCTCCTGGGTACTTCAGCTCAGCTGTGGGGAGCAATATGTCACATAAGATGGATGCACTGGGACAACTCCTTGAAGAAGCCAAAGG GACTGCCACCCAAGGCATGGCGACACCCTTGGTGTTCCCTGGGGTTACTTTGCCAACCACTGTCACCTCTACCCCATTAATAGCAcctgcagggctgccagccaCTGCCCCTGGAGCCCCTCCAATTCCTTTCCCAAGCAGCTGCACTGCTGGCTCAGGAAGTCCTCTCTTCCAGCCGGCATCATTCCAGCAGCAAGGCAGTCCCATGAAAGCACCTGAAATTTCTTTGGCCAATGTCCATGTTCCCTTGGAATCCATTAAACCCA GCAGTGCCCTGCCAGTGACAGCCTATGACAAGAACGGCTTCCGGATCCTCTTGCACTTTGCCAGGGAGTGCCCACCAGGAAGGTCGGATGTGCTAGTCGTGGTAGTCTCAATGCTGAACACGGCACCACTTCCTGTGAAAAACATcgtgctgcaggctgctgtgccAAAG tcCATGAAAGTGAAGTTACAACCACCCTCTGGCACAGAGCTGTCGCCATTCAATCCCATCCAGCCACCTGCTGCCATCACCCAAGTCATGCTTCTGGCAAATCCTACGAAG GAGAAAGTGAGGCTGAGATACAGACTGACCTTCACACTGGGAGACCAGCCCAGCACAGAGGTTGGCGAAGTGGATCAGTTTCCCCCGGTAGAGCAGTGGGGGAATCTATGA
- the GGA3 gene encoding ADP-ribosylation factor-binding protein GGA3 isoform X3: protein MKNCGRRFHNEVGKFRFLNELIKVVSPKYLGDRVSEKVKTKVIELLYSWTVALPEESKIKDAYYMLKRQGIVMFDPVIPADRTLIPSPPPRPKNPVFDDEEKSKLLAKLLKSKNPDDLQEANKLIKSMVKEDEARIQKVTKRMHTLEEVNNNVKLLNEMLVHYSKEDSSEADRELMKELYERCETKRRTLFKLASETEDNDSSLGDILQASDNLSRVINSYKKIIEGQVINGEVDLPVTSVVEGSNSTSNLNTLIDLAGLDVTSTPPPPMPPTTLTPAPTVAPAEIPILPPPPQTFAQLRSSSSNQVEAAPAQQSSTANSLSLLDEELLCLGLNDPAPTAVKETSENNQWSMFENDQLDLDFFNPKMVTVACNPAGNPLLHHASQTTCGTSVTLPSAFTASQTAPSIPAPNSAPFVFSAVPAAPAGPPKTIPAAPGYFSSAVGSNMSHKMDALGQLLEEAKGTATQGMATPLVFPGVTLPTTVTSTPLIAPAGLPATAPGAPPIPFPSSCTAGSGSPLFQPASFQQQGSPMKAPEISLANVHVPLESIKPSSALPVTAYDKNGFRILLHFARECPPGRSDVLVVVVSMLNTAPLPVKNIVLQAAVPKSMKVKLQPPSGTELSPFNPIQPPAAITQVMLLANPTKEKVRLRYRLTFTLGDQPSTEVGEVDQFPPVEQWGNL from the exons ATGAAGAATTGTGGGAGAAGATTTCATAATGAAGTAGGGAAGTTTCGCTTTTTAAACGAGCTAATAAAAGTTGTGTCTCCAAAG TACCTGGGAGACCGAGTCtcagagaaggtgaagaccaaaGTCATTGAACTGCTGTATAGCTGGACAGTGGCATTGCCAGAAGAATCCAAAATCAAGGATGCCTACTACATGCTGAAGCGACAAG gGATCGTTATGTTTGATCCTGTGATTCCTGCAGACAGAACCCTGATTCCTTCTCCACCGCCTCGTCCCAAAAATCCTGTGTTTGATGATGAGGAGAAATCCAAG CTTCTAGCCAAACtgctcaaaagcaaaaacccagATGATTTACAAGAGGCCAACAAGCTTATAAAATCCATGGTAAAAGAG GATGAGGCTCGGATTCAAAAAGTGACAAAACGCATGCACACGCTGGAGGAAGTAAATAACAACGTGAAGCTGCTGAATGAGATGTTGGTTCATTACAGCAAAGAGGACTCATCAGAGGCCGATAGGGAGCTCATGAAG GAGCTCTATGAAAGGTGTGAAACCAAAAGACGGACATTATTCAAGCtggccagtgagacagaggaTAATGACAGCAGTTTGG GGGATATTCTGCAGGCCAGTGACAATTTATCCCGTGTGATAAATtcctataaaaaaataatagaggGGCAAGTGATCAATGGTGAAGTGGATCTCCCTGTGACGTCTGTAGTGGAAG GGAGTAACTCCACAAGTAATCTCAACACCCTCATTGACCTTGCTGGATTGGACGTCACCAGCACCCCGCCACCTCCAATGCCACCCACAACCCTGACGCCAGCCCCCACAGTAGCCCCAGCAGAAATCCCCATTCTCCCGCCTCCTCCCCAGACGTTCGCACAGTTGCGGAGCAGTTCCTCTAACCAAGTGGAAGCCGCACCCgctcagcagagcagcacgGCCAACTCCCTCTCCTTGCTGGATGAGGAGCTTCTGTGCTTAG gCCTGAATGACCCAGCCCCTACAGCAGTGAAGGAGACATCAGAAAACAACCAGTGGAGCATGTTTGAG AATGACCAGTTGGACCTGGATTTCTTTAATCCGAAGATGGTGACTGTTGCTTGCAACCCTGCAGGGAACCCTCTTCTCCATCACGCATCACAGACCACGTGTGGAACGTCAGTGACGTTGCCCTCTGCTTTCACAGCTTCTCAGACTGCTCCCAGCATCCCAGCACCAAACTCGGCACCATTTGTATTCTCTGCTGTACCGGCTGCCCCTGCAGGGCCTCCTAAGACTATTCCAGCTGCTCCTGGGTACTTCAGCTCAGCTGTGGGGAGCAATATGTCACATAAGATGGATGCACTGGGACAACTCCTTGAAGAAGCCAAAGG GACTGCCACCCAAGGCATGGCGACACCCTTGGTGTTCCCTGGGGTTACTTTGCCAACCACTGTCACCTCTACCCCATTAATAGCAcctgcagggctgccagccaCTGCCCCTGGAGCCCCTCCAATTCCTTTCCCAAGCAGCTGCACTGCTGGCTCAGGAAGTCCTCTCTTCCAGCCGGCATCATTCCAGCAGCAAGGCAGTCCCATGAAAGCACCTGAAATTTCTTTGGCCAATGTCCATGTTCCCTTGGAATCCATTAAACCCA GCAGTGCCCTGCCAGTGACAGCCTATGACAAGAACGGCTTCCGGATCCTCTTGCACTTTGCCAGGGAGTGCCCACCAGGAAGGTCGGATGTGCTAGTCGTGGTAGTCTCAATGCTGAACACGGCACCACTTCCTGTGAAAAACATcgtgctgcaggctgctgtgccAAAG tcCATGAAAGTGAAGTTACAACCACCCTCTGGCACAGAGCTGTCGCCATTCAATCCCATCCAGCCACCTGCTGCCATCACCCAAGTCATGCTTCTGGCAAATCCTACGAAG GAGAAAGTGAGGCTGAGATACAGACTGACCTTCACACTGGGAGACCAGCCCAGCACAGAGGTTGGCGAAGTGGATCAGTTTCCCCCGGTAGAGCAGTGGGGGAATCTATGA